The following are from one region of the Theropithecus gelada isolate Dixy chromosome 6, Tgel_1.0, whole genome shotgun sequence genome:
- the MGAT4B gene encoding alpha-1,3-mannosyl-glycoprotein 4-beta-N-acetylglucosaminyltransferase B isoform X2, with product MRLRNGTFLTLLLFCLCAFLSLSWYAALSGQKGDVVDVYQREFLALRDRLHAAEQESLKRSKELNLVLDEIKRAVSERQALRDGDGNRTWGRLTEDPRLKPWNGSHRHVLHLPTVFHHLPHLLAKESSLQPAVRVGQGRTGGRGVGREEHGVGGAGSPRALPSVAPPSPIVSVVMGIPSVRREVHSYLTDTLHSLISELSPQEKEDSVIVVLIAETDSQYTSAVTENIKALFPTEIHSGLLEVISPSPHFYPDFSRLRESFGDPKERVRWRTKQNLDYCFLMMYAQSKGIYYVQLEDDIVAKPNYLSTMKNFALQQPSEDWMILEFSQLGFIGKMFKSLDLSLIVEFILMFYRDKPIDWLLDHILWVKVCNPEKDAKHCDRQKANLRIRFKPSLFQHVGTHSSLAGKIQKLKDKDFGKQALRKEHVNPPAEVSTSLKTYQHFTLEKAYLREDFFWAFTPAAGDFIRFRFFQPLRLERFFFRSGNIEHPEDKLFNTSVEVLPFDNPQSDKEALQEGRTATLRYPRSPDGYLQIGSFYKGVAEGEVDPAFGPLEALRLSIQTDSPVWVILSEIFLKKAD from the exons ATGAGGCTCCGCAATGGCACCTTCCTGACGCTGCTGCTCTTCTGCCTGTGCGCCTTCCTCTCGCTGTCCTGGTACGCGGCACTCAGCGGCCAGAAAG GCGACGTTGTGGACGTTTACCAGCGGGAATTCCTGGCGCTGCGCGATCGGTTGCACGCAGCTGAGCAGGAGAGCCTCAAGCGCTCCAAGGAGCTCAACTTGGTGCTGGACGAGATCAAGAGGGCCGTGTCGGAAAGGCAGGCGCTGCGAGACGGAGACGGCAATCGCACCTGGGGCCGCCTAACAG AGGACCCCCGATTGAAGCCGTGGAACGGCTCACACCGGCACGTGCTGCACCTGCCCACCGTCTTCCACCACCTGCCACACCTGCTGGCCAAGGAGAGCAGTCTGCAGCCCGCGGTGCGCGTGGGCCAGGGCCGCACGGGAGGTAGGGGCGTGGGCAGGGAGGAGCACGGGGTAGGGGGGGCGGGTTCCCCCCGCGCCCTTCCCAGCGTCGCGCCTCCGTCCCCCATAGTGTCGGTGGTGATGGGCATCCCGAGCGTGCGGCGCGAGGTGCACTCGTACCTGACTGACACTCTGCACTCGCTCATCTCCGAGCTGAGCCCGCAGGAGAAGGAGGACTCGGTCATCGTGGTGCTGATCGCTGAG ACCGACTCACAGTACACTTCGGCAGTGACAGAGAACATCAAGGCCTT GTTCCCCACGGAGATCCATTCTGGGCTCCTGGAGGTCATCTCACCCTCCCCCCACTTCTACCCTGACTTCTCCCGCCTCCGAGAGTCCTTTGGGGACCCCAAGGAGAGAGTCAG GTGGAGGACCAAACAGAACCTCGATTACTGCTTCCTCATGATGTACGCGCAGTCCAAAGGCATCTACTATGTACAG CTGGAGGATGACATCGTGGCCAAGCCCAACTACCTGAGCACCATGAAGAACTTCGCGCTGCAGCAGCCTTCAGAGGACTGGATGATCCTGGAGTTCTCCCAGCTGGGCTTCATTG GCAAGATGTTCAAGTCGCTGGACCTGAGCCTGATTGTAGAGTTCATCCTCATGTTCTACCGGGACAAGCCCATTGACTGGCTCTTGGACCATATTCTGTGGGTGAAAGTCTGCAACCCCGAGAAGGATGCG AAGCACTGTGACCGGCAGAAGGCCAACCTGCGGATCCGCTTCAAGCCGTCCCTCTTCCAGCATGTGGGCACTCACTCCTCGCTGGCTGGCAAGATCCAGAAACTGAAG GACAAGGACTTCGGAAAGCAGGCGCTGCGGAAGGAGCATGTGAACCCGCCAGCAGAGGTGAGCACGAGCCTGAAGACATACCAGCACTTCACCCTGGAGAAAGCTTACCTGCGCGAGGACTTCTTCTGGGCCTTCACCCCTGCCGCGGGCGACTTCATCCGCTTCCGCTTCTTCCAACCCCTGAGACTGGAGCG GTTTTTCTTCCGCAGTGGGAACATCGAGCACCCGGAGGACAAGCTCTTCAACACGTCTGTGGAGGTGCTGCCCTTCGAC AACCCTCAGTCGGACAAGGAGGCCCTGCAGGAGGGCCGCACCGCCACCCTCCGGTACCCTCGGAGCCCTGACGGCTACCTCCAGATTG GCTCCTTCTACAAGGGAGTGGCAGAGGGAGAGGTGGACCCAGCCTTCGGCCCTCTGGAAGCGCTGCGCCTCTCGATCCAGACGGACTCCCCTGTGTGGGTGATTCTGAGCGAG ATCTTCCTGAAAAAGGCCGACTAA
- the MGAT4B gene encoding alpha-1,3-mannosyl-glycoprotein 4-beta-N-acetylglucosaminyltransferase B isoform X4 — protein sequence MRLRNGTFLTLLLFCLCAFLSLSWYAALSGQKGDVVDVYQREFLALRDRLHAAEQESLKRSKELNLVLDEIKRAVSERQALRDGDGNRTWGRLTEDPRLKPWNGSHRHVLHLPTVFHHLPHLLAKESSLQPAVRVGQGRTGVSVVMGIPSVRREVHSYLTDTLHSLISELSPQEKEDSVIVVLIAETDSQYTSAVTENIKALFPTEIHSGLLEVISPSPHFYPDFSRLRESFGDPKERVRWRTKQNLDYCFLMMYAQSKGIYYVQLEDDIVAKPNYLSTMKNFALQQPSEDWMILEFSQLGFIGKMFKSLDLSLIVEFILMFYRDKPIDWLLDHILWVKVCNPEKDAKHCDRQKANLRIRFKPSLFQHVGTHSSLAGKIQKLKDKDFGKQALRKEHVNPPAEVSTSLKTYQHFTLEKAYLREDFFWAFTPAAGDFIRFRFFQPLRLERFFFRSGNIEHPEDKLFNTSVEVLPFDNPQSDKEALQEGRTATLRYPRSPDGYLQIGSFYKGVAEGEVDPAFGPLEALRLSIQTDSPVWVILSEIFLKKAD from the exons ATGAGGCTCCGCAATGGCACCTTCCTGACGCTGCTGCTCTTCTGCCTGTGCGCCTTCCTCTCGCTGTCCTGGTACGCGGCACTCAGCGGCCAGAAAG GCGACGTTGTGGACGTTTACCAGCGGGAATTCCTGGCGCTGCGCGATCGGTTGCACGCAGCTGAGCAGGAGAGCCTCAAGCGCTCCAAGGAGCTCAACTTGGTGCTGGACGAGATCAAGAGGGCCGTGTCGGAAAGGCAGGCGCTGCGAGACGGAGACGGCAATCGCACCTGGGGCCGCCTAACAG AGGACCCCCGATTGAAGCCGTGGAACGGCTCACACCGGCACGTGCTGCACCTGCCCACCGTCTTCCACCACCTGCCACACCTGCTGGCCAAGGAGAGCAGTCTGCAGCCCGCGGTGCGCGTGGGCCAGGGCCGCACGGGAG TGTCGGTGGTGATGGGCATCCCGAGCGTGCGGCGCGAGGTGCACTCGTACCTGACTGACACTCTGCACTCGCTCATCTCCGAGCTGAGCCCGCAGGAGAAGGAGGACTCGGTCATCGTGGTGCTGATCGCTGAG ACCGACTCACAGTACACTTCGGCAGTGACAGAGAACATCAAGGCCTT GTTCCCCACGGAGATCCATTCTGGGCTCCTGGAGGTCATCTCACCCTCCCCCCACTTCTACCCTGACTTCTCCCGCCTCCGAGAGTCCTTTGGGGACCCCAAGGAGAGAGTCAG GTGGAGGACCAAACAGAACCTCGATTACTGCTTCCTCATGATGTACGCGCAGTCCAAAGGCATCTACTATGTACAG CTGGAGGATGACATCGTGGCCAAGCCCAACTACCTGAGCACCATGAAGAACTTCGCGCTGCAGCAGCCTTCAGAGGACTGGATGATCCTGGAGTTCTCCCAGCTGGGCTTCATTG GCAAGATGTTCAAGTCGCTGGACCTGAGCCTGATTGTAGAGTTCATCCTCATGTTCTACCGGGACAAGCCCATTGACTGGCTCTTGGACCATATTCTGTGGGTGAAAGTCTGCAACCCCGAGAAGGATGCG AAGCACTGTGACCGGCAGAAGGCCAACCTGCGGATCCGCTTCAAGCCGTCCCTCTTCCAGCATGTGGGCACTCACTCCTCGCTGGCTGGCAAGATCCAGAAACTGAAG GACAAGGACTTCGGAAAGCAGGCGCTGCGGAAGGAGCATGTGAACCCGCCAGCAGAGGTGAGCACGAGCCTGAAGACATACCAGCACTTCACCCTGGAGAAAGCTTACCTGCGCGAGGACTTCTTCTGGGCCTTCACCCCTGCCGCGGGCGACTTCATCCGCTTCCGCTTCTTCCAACCCCTGAGACTGGAGCG GTTTTTCTTCCGCAGTGGGAACATCGAGCACCCGGAGGACAAGCTCTTCAACACGTCTGTGGAGGTGCTGCCCTTCGAC AACCCTCAGTCGGACAAGGAGGCCCTGCAGGAGGGCCGCACCGCCACCCTCCGGTACCCTCGGAGCCCTGACGGCTACCTCCAGATTG GCTCCTTCTACAAGGGAGTGGCAGAGGGAGAGGTGGACCCAGCCTTCGGCCCTCTGGAAGCGCTGCGCCTCTCGATCCAGACGGACTCCCCTGTGTGGGTGATTCTGAGCGAG ATCTTCCTGAAAAAGGCCGACTAA
- the MGAT4B gene encoding alpha-1,3-mannosyl-glycoprotein 4-beta-N-acetylglucosaminyltransferase B isoform X3 codes for MRLRNGTFLTLLLFCLCAFLSLSWYAALSGQKGDVVDVYQREFLALRDRLHAAEQESLKRSKELNLVLDEIKRAVSERQALRDGDGNRTWGRLTEDPRLKPWNGSHRHVLHLPTVFHHLPHLLAKESSLQPAVRVGQGRTGVSVVMGIPSVRREVHSYLTDTLHSLISELSPQEKEDSVIVVLIAETDSQYTSAVTENIKALFPTEIHSGLLEVISPSPHFYPDFSRLRESFGDPKERVRWRTKQNLDYCFLMMYAQSKGIYYVQLEDDIVAKPNYLSTMKNFALQQPSEDWMILEFSQLGFIGKMFKSLDLSLIVEFILMFYRDKPIDWLLDHILWVKVCNPEKDAKHCDRQKANLRIRFKPSLFQHVGTHSSLAGKIQKLKDKDFGKQALRKEHVNPPAEVSTSLKTYQHFTLEKAYLREDFFWAFTPAAGDFIRFRFFQPLRLERFFFRSGNIEHPEDKLFNTSVEVLPFDNPQSDKEALQEGRTATLRYPRSPDGYLQIGSFYKGVAEGEVDPAFGPLEALRLSIQTDSPVWVILSEVRPDRARPGAGSSQRDPGGAQRPC; via the exons ATGAGGCTCCGCAATGGCACCTTCCTGACGCTGCTGCTCTTCTGCCTGTGCGCCTTCCTCTCGCTGTCCTGGTACGCGGCACTCAGCGGCCAGAAAG GCGACGTTGTGGACGTTTACCAGCGGGAATTCCTGGCGCTGCGCGATCGGTTGCACGCAGCTGAGCAGGAGAGCCTCAAGCGCTCCAAGGAGCTCAACTTGGTGCTGGACGAGATCAAGAGGGCCGTGTCGGAAAGGCAGGCGCTGCGAGACGGAGACGGCAATCGCACCTGGGGCCGCCTAACAG AGGACCCCCGATTGAAGCCGTGGAACGGCTCACACCGGCACGTGCTGCACCTGCCCACCGTCTTCCACCACCTGCCACACCTGCTGGCCAAGGAGAGCAGTCTGCAGCCCGCGGTGCGCGTGGGCCAGGGCCGCACGGGAG TGTCGGTGGTGATGGGCATCCCGAGCGTGCGGCGCGAGGTGCACTCGTACCTGACTGACACTCTGCACTCGCTCATCTCCGAGCTGAGCCCGCAGGAGAAGGAGGACTCGGTCATCGTGGTGCTGATCGCTGAG ACCGACTCACAGTACACTTCGGCAGTGACAGAGAACATCAAGGCCTT GTTCCCCACGGAGATCCATTCTGGGCTCCTGGAGGTCATCTCACCCTCCCCCCACTTCTACCCTGACTTCTCCCGCCTCCGAGAGTCCTTTGGGGACCCCAAGGAGAGAGTCAG GTGGAGGACCAAACAGAACCTCGATTACTGCTTCCTCATGATGTACGCGCAGTCCAAAGGCATCTACTATGTACAG CTGGAGGATGACATCGTGGCCAAGCCCAACTACCTGAGCACCATGAAGAACTTCGCGCTGCAGCAGCCTTCAGAGGACTGGATGATCCTGGAGTTCTCCCAGCTGGGCTTCATTG GCAAGATGTTCAAGTCGCTGGACCTGAGCCTGATTGTAGAGTTCATCCTCATGTTCTACCGGGACAAGCCCATTGACTGGCTCTTGGACCATATTCTGTGGGTGAAAGTCTGCAACCCCGAGAAGGATGCG AAGCACTGTGACCGGCAGAAGGCCAACCTGCGGATCCGCTTCAAGCCGTCCCTCTTCCAGCATGTGGGCACTCACTCCTCGCTGGCTGGCAAGATCCAGAAACTGAAG GACAAGGACTTCGGAAAGCAGGCGCTGCGGAAGGAGCATGTGAACCCGCCAGCAGAGGTGAGCACGAGCCTGAAGACATACCAGCACTTCACCCTGGAGAAAGCTTACCTGCGCGAGGACTTCTTCTGGGCCTTCACCCCTGCCGCGGGCGACTTCATCCGCTTCCGCTTCTTCCAACCCCTGAGACTGGAGCG GTTTTTCTTCCGCAGTGGGAACATCGAGCACCCGGAGGACAAGCTCTTCAACACGTCTGTGGAGGTGCTGCCCTTCGAC AACCCTCAGTCGGACAAGGAGGCCCTGCAGGAGGGCCGCACCGCCACCCTCCGGTACCCTCGGAGCCCTGACGGCTACCTCCAGATTG GCTCCTTCTACAAGGGAGTGGCAGAGGGAGAGGTGGACCCAGCCTTCGGCCCTCTGGAAGCGCTGCGCCTCTCGATCCAGACGGACTCCCCTGTGTGGGTGATTCTGAGCGAGGTGAGGCCGGACAGGGCCAGGCCAGGCGCGGGGAGTAGCCAGAGAGACCCTGGCGGAGCTCAGAGGCCCTGCTGA
- the MGAT4B gene encoding alpha-1,3-mannosyl-glycoprotein 4-beta-N-acetylglucosaminyltransferase B isoform X1: MRLRNGTFLTLLLFCLCAFLSLSWYAALSGQKGDVVDVYQREFLALRDRLHAAEQESLKRSKELNLVLDEIKRAVSERQALRDGDGNRTWGRLTEDPRLKPWNGSHRHVLHLPTVFHHLPHLLAKESSLQPAVRVGQGRTGGRGVGREEHGVGGAGSPRALPSVAPPSPIVSVVMGIPSVRREVHSYLTDTLHSLISELSPQEKEDSVIVVLIAETDSQYTSAVTENIKALFPTEIHSGLLEVISPSPHFYPDFSRLRESFGDPKERVRWRTKQNLDYCFLMMYAQSKGIYYVQLEDDIVAKPNYLSTMKNFALQQPSEDWMILEFSQLGFIGKMFKSLDLSLIVEFILMFYRDKPIDWLLDHILWVKVCNPEKDAKHCDRQKANLRIRFKPSLFQHVGTHSSLAGKIQKLKDKDFGKQALRKEHVNPPAEVSTSLKTYQHFTLEKAYLREDFFWAFTPAAGDFIRFRFFQPLRLERFFFRSGNIEHPEDKLFNTSVEVLPFDNPQSDKEALQEGRTATLRYPRSPDGYLQIGSFYKGVAEGEVDPAFGPLEALRLSIQTDSPVWVILSEVRPDRARPGAGSSQRDPGGAQRPC; this comes from the exons ATGAGGCTCCGCAATGGCACCTTCCTGACGCTGCTGCTCTTCTGCCTGTGCGCCTTCCTCTCGCTGTCCTGGTACGCGGCACTCAGCGGCCAGAAAG GCGACGTTGTGGACGTTTACCAGCGGGAATTCCTGGCGCTGCGCGATCGGTTGCACGCAGCTGAGCAGGAGAGCCTCAAGCGCTCCAAGGAGCTCAACTTGGTGCTGGACGAGATCAAGAGGGCCGTGTCGGAAAGGCAGGCGCTGCGAGACGGAGACGGCAATCGCACCTGGGGCCGCCTAACAG AGGACCCCCGATTGAAGCCGTGGAACGGCTCACACCGGCACGTGCTGCACCTGCCCACCGTCTTCCACCACCTGCCACACCTGCTGGCCAAGGAGAGCAGTCTGCAGCCCGCGGTGCGCGTGGGCCAGGGCCGCACGGGAGGTAGGGGCGTGGGCAGGGAGGAGCACGGGGTAGGGGGGGCGGGTTCCCCCCGCGCCCTTCCCAGCGTCGCGCCTCCGTCCCCCATAGTGTCGGTGGTGATGGGCATCCCGAGCGTGCGGCGCGAGGTGCACTCGTACCTGACTGACACTCTGCACTCGCTCATCTCCGAGCTGAGCCCGCAGGAGAAGGAGGACTCGGTCATCGTGGTGCTGATCGCTGAG ACCGACTCACAGTACACTTCGGCAGTGACAGAGAACATCAAGGCCTT GTTCCCCACGGAGATCCATTCTGGGCTCCTGGAGGTCATCTCACCCTCCCCCCACTTCTACCCTGACTTCTCCCGCCTCCGAGAGTCCTTTGGGGACCCCAAGGAGAGAGTCAG GTGGAGGACCAAACAGAACCTCGATTACTGCTTCCTCATGATGTACGCGCAGTCCAAAGGCATCTACTATGTACAG CTGGAGGATGACATCGTGGCCAAGCCCAACTACCTGAGCACCATGAAGAACTTCGCGCTGCAGCAGCCTTCAGAGGACTGGATGATCCTGGAGTTCTCCCAGCTGGGCTTCATTG GCAAGATGTTCAAGTCGCTGGACCTGAGCCTGATTGTAGAGTTCATCCTCATGTTCTACCGGGACAAGCCCATTGACTGGCTCTTGGACCATATTCTGTGGGTGAAAGTCTGCAACCCCGAGAAGGATGCG AAGCACTGTGACCGGCAGAAGGCCAACCTGCGGATCCGCTTCAAGCCGTCCCTCTTCCAGCATGTGGGCACTCACTCCTCGCTGGCTGGCAAGATCCAGAAACTGAAG GACAAGGACTTCGGAAAGCAGGCGCTGCGGAAGGAGCATGTGAACCCGCCAGCAGAGGTGAGCACGAGCCTGAAGACATACCAGCACTTCACCCTGGAGAAAGCTTACCTGCGCGAGGACTTCTTCTGGGCCTTCACCCCTGCCGCGGGCGACTTCATCCGCTTCCGCTTCTTCCAACCCCTGAGACTGGAGCG GTTTTTCTTCCGCAGTGGGAACATCGAGCACCCGGAGGACAAGCTCTTCAACACGTCTGTGGAGGTGCTGCCCTTCGAC AACCCTCAGTCGGACAAGGAGGCCCTGCAGGAGGGCCGCACCGCCACCCTCCGGTACCCTCGGAGCCCTGACGGCTACCTCCAGATTG GCTCCTTCTACAAGGGAGTGGCAGAGGGAGAGGTGGACCCAGCCTTCGGCCCTCTGGAAGCGCTGCGCCTCTCGATCCAGACGGACTCCCCTGTGTGGGTGATTCTGAGCGAGGTGAGGCCGGACAGGGCCAGGCCAGGCGCGGGGAGTAGCCAGAGAGACCCTGGCGGAGCTCAGAGGCCCTGCTGA